The DNA window GCCACGGTCCGGGAGGCCTTGGAGATAGGTTTGGATAAGGTGGTGGACAGGCTCATCTCCACCGGATCCAATACGTGCGGGCTGGGCGTTCACGAGTTGGATCGGGAGCTCGAGGCGGCTTTGAAGGAGTCGGATCTGATAATATGCAAGGGGCAGGCCAACTACGAGGAACTTTCGGAGATCGAGGGGCTTTTAAAGGGCGTAATAGCCTACCTCCTAGTGGTTAAATGTGAGCTGATAGCCCGTGAATTGGGCGTGGGGGAGGTGGGCGGCGCCGTCGTTAAATGCGTGCGGCGGAGGCCCTTGTAGCCGTCCACAGCGCCTCGGGGGTTCCTGGGGGCTTTAGTCCCGGCCGCCCTCGATTCATATGGGTTGGTATCCGCCTGGTTTTTCTTGGAAGCCTCCATCTTCTATAAAGTATTTAGAGATAAGCTTCTTTTAGCCGTAGATATTTAAAGAAGAGCCATGGCATACAATGCCAGTAAGGCCCTGAAGTCCACGGCCACAGCCGTGAACGCGGCCCTCTACGCGGGGGTGGGGTTGCTCACATACCTCGGGGTATTCGCCCCCATCGTGGGGGTGGTGAGGTTCTGGGGCGTAGCCGTCGTCGTACCAGCGGTGTTCGCAGCCATATTCGGCCCCATGGTGGGCGGCGTAGGGGCGGCCATAGGCATATTCATAAGCGACTTGATGATCCACGGGGACGCCCTCCTAAGCCTTACTGTGGGCGTACCAGCCAACTTCACCATGTTCGCCATCATAGGCCTACTATCCAACCGGAGACTGAACCCTAAGGTCTGGGTGGCCGCAGCCGCCTCGATAGCCTCCATACTCTACATCCTGACGTGGATCGTGGGAGGGGGAGGCGTAGGAGCCCCAGCCCTGATAATAGCCTCAGCCCTAACCATCGCTTTGCTCCTCATATTCCAGAGGTGGAGGGAGGTCTCCTCGTTCACGGTCTCCACCGTGCTCGGAAACGCCCTAGGAAGCCTCATCGTAGGCTTCGGCGTATGGGGCTACAGCCAGTTCTTCACCCTCCCCATGACCATGGGTAAGAGCCTCCCGGTGATAGCCGCCTTGACATGGTTCACGTGGACCTTCTCAAACCAGATGCCCTTCCTCCTGATCCTAGCACCTCCCATAGTCAAGGCGGCATGGGGGATCCTCAAAGGATCCGCGGCAGCCCATAGGACAGCCGAGCGGAGGCGATGAACCATGGATAACCATGAATATGTGGTCCAGGCCTCAGCATATAGCCCCGCGGGGATATCCAGCTTCTTCCGAATCCATGGGTCCACGGCGAACCCTACAGGGGCTACGGGGGGAGGCTTCACCATAACCAGGGGGGTGAGGACGGAGGTCTCCGTGAGGGCCTCGCCTATAAGCCGCGTCACGATCTCCTTCAACGGCGTCCCCGCCCAGGCTGGAGGAGCCGAGACAAGCCTCAGGGTAGTGGAAGCGCTCCTAAAGAGGTCGCCGCAAACATCCATGGAGGTCTCGGTGAACCATATAGTGGATCCTCCCGTGGCGGCTGGGTTCGGTACAAGCGCCGCATCAGCCCTCTCCCTGAGCTTGGCCCTCTCGGAAGCCCTAGGCCTAAAACTTACTTTGAGGGAGGCAGCCGGGATAGCCCATGCAGCGGAGGTTGAGAGCCGCACAGGCTTGGGGACCGTAGCCGCCCTAACCGTGGGGGGATGCGTAGTAACCTTCAAGCCCGGCCCACCCGGGGAATGCCGGATCCTCAGGATACCCCTCCACCCCGACCTGAAGATAATAGCCGCATACTTCAATTCAAAGCCCACGAACATAATCCTCAGGGAGAGAAGCCTGGAGAGGCGCGTGAACAAGTGGGGGGATGAAGCCCTCCAGAGGATCCTAAGCGATCCGAGGGTTGAGACCTTATTATCCGCGTCCAGGGATTTCGCCGTTAAGACGGGGTTCGCCACGAGGAGGGTGATACGCGCCCTAGAGGCCGCTGAGGCCGCGGGAGCTCTGGGGGGAGCCCAGAACATGCTAGGCGAGGCGGTGCACGTGGTAGCCTACAGGGAGGATGTAGACCATGTGATGGAAGCCCTCATGGAGAAGGCGAAACCCAGGAGGGTCCTAGCCTCGGAGATCGGAGGAAAACCCCAGATCCTAGAATCCATAACCAGGAGGGCCCTAAGCCTCACCAGGATGCGATAGGAGGCCCAAGCCGCACGCCGGGAGGATCCGTCCACCCCGGCCATCCCCAGCCCTGGACGATCGGATCCATCCAGTCCAGTCCAGCCCGGTCCAGGCCGAAGGAGCCTTACCCTCACTTTAATATACTTGATCGGGGGAGTATAACCGGTGCTCCGATAAGATAAGAAGGGGTGGAATTAGAGATTTGAACCTCATATCGCTGGTCATAGGGGCCATCATAGTATTCATAGTTGTAGGGCTGATCGTATATTTCGCCTCCGTTTATAACAGGTTCTTCAGCCTCAGGAACTCCTCTGACGCCACTCTAGGCCAGATCAGGGTTGCCTTGAAGAAGAGGCTCGACATGATAGAGCAGCTGGTGGACTCGGTTAAAAGCTACGCCAGGTTTGAGAGGGAGGTCCTGGAGAGGGTTACCCAGCTTAGGTCTGAGGTCTTCAAGGTTGGGGCTGAAGGCTTAAGGGATATAGATCGTGAGTCGAGGAGGATCCTGGGAAACATATTGGCGGTGGCTGAGAACTAT is part of the Candidatus Bathyarchaeota archaeon genome and encodes:
- a CDS encoding DUF89 family protein, translated to ATVREALEIGLDKVVDRLISTGSNTCGLGVHELDRELEAALKESDLIICKGQANYEELSEIEGLLKGVIAYLLVVKCELIARELGVGEVGGAVVKCVRRRPL
- a CDS encoding LemA family protein; this encodes MNLISLVIGAIIVFIVVGLIVYFASVYNRFFSLRNSSDATLGQIRVALKKRLDMIEQLVDSVKSYARFEREVLERVTQLRSEVFKVGAEGLRDIDRESRRILGNILAVAENYPDLKTSNTVSNLMEAVRGVEDEIARQRYTYNNISQEHNIMCDTIPSKFVAGILGLTKLPYLQFEEEIERRPRIEF